One window of the Acidimicrobiia bacterium genome contains the following:
- a CDS encoding CoA-binding protein — protein sequence MSLVELLESADTTVAVVGATANPSKYGNIIYHNLKSKGFKVFAVNPNRDEVDGDPCWRSLADLPEAPTIVDIVVPPARTLTVLQECLDLGLMNVWVQPGAGDHAVREFVEANDFNGLVGPCIMVEARARTT from the coding sequence ATGAGCCTGGTCGAGCTGCTCGAGAGCGCCGACACCACCGTGGCCGTGGTCGGCGCCACCGCCAATCCCTCGAAGTACGGGAACATCATCTACCACAACCTGAAGTCGAAGGGCTTCAAGGTGTTCGCGGTGAACCCGAATCGTGACGAGGTCGACGGGGATCCCTGCTGGCGCTCGCTGGCGGACCTGCCGGAGGCCCCCACCATCGTCGACATCGTCGTGCCGCCGGCGCGGACGCTCACCGTCCTTCAGGAGTGCCTCGACCTGGGCCTGATGAACGTGTGGGTCCAACCGGGGGCCGGTGACCATGCCGTGCGGGAGTTCGTCGAAGCGAATGATTTCAATGGGTTGGTCGGTCCCTGCATCATGGTGGAGGCCAGGGCACGCACCACGTGA
- a CDS encoding HhH-GPD-type base excision DNA repair protein, with the protein MPNELPFTEDAEANRLLAASPLALLIGMLLDQQFPMERAFLSPYLLTQRIGGSLDATTIAALDRDDLVAAFRGPPALHRFPGSMAERCQALCTMIVDEYAGDAGRIWLEAADGKDLLQRLEALPGYGRTKARIFVGIVGKRLGQGPPGWEKTAADWPSIADIDSFDKIYELREQKRAMKAAAKKTE; encoded by the coding sequence ATGCCGAACGAACTCCCCTTCACCGAGGATGCCGAGGCAAATCGGCTCCTTGCCGCCAGTCCACTCGCCCTATTGATCGGAATGCTGCTCGACCAACAGTTCCCGATGGAGCGGGCGTTCCTCTCCCCCTACCTTCTCACCCAAAGGATCGGCGGCTCCCTCGACGCGACGACAATCGCCGCCCTCGATCGCGACGACCTGGTGGCCGCCTTTCGGGGCCCCCCGGCACTCCACCGCTTTCCTGGATCCATGGCAGAGCGGTGTCAGGCATTGTGCACCATGATCGTCGATGAGTATGCGGGCGATGCCGGACGCATCTGGCTCGAGGCCGCCGACGGCAAAGACCTCCTCCAGCGACTCGAAGCCCTTCCGGGGTACGGCAGGACCAAGGCGCGGATCTTCGTAGGAATCGTCGGGAAGCGCCTCGGGCAGGGGCCTCCGGGGTGGGAGAAGACCGCCGCCGATTGGCCATCAATTGCCGACATCGACTCTTTCGACAAGATCTACGAACTGCGCGAGCAGAAGCGGGCGATGAAGGCCGCAGCAAAGAAGACGGAGTGA
- a CDS encoding polysaccharide deacetylase family protein: MGWKGTILDGARRAGVLGLVGRAFGADRLTVLAYHRVTDHTRPGFAGFVGNVSASPAEFSDQMEWVARKHTPVSLEAVAAAALGADLPDRAVLVTFDDGYQDNLDNALPVLRRLGLPAALFLATDHVGSGQPFWWDRAAEFFWRHAGAEVDLPILGHTTWDSDGALSLAARWIARAKLLQDDERGAAVAAIKAAAGSDEAPQGLVMNWGGAREMAAHGVAIGGHTRTHPILTRVPLETAREEISRSKADVEREIGAPAIGFAYPNGGTADFDDAVVAAVADAGYRTAFTLVPGPARLREVVADPLRIRRVYVHHGDGLSRFAAKMAGVPRLTGALA; encoded by the coding sequence ATGGGCTGGAAGGGGACGATTCTGGATGGAGCGCGCCGCGCCGGCGTTTTGGGACTGGTGGGTCGAGCGTTCGGCGCCGATCGGCTGACGGTACTGGCGTATCACCGGGTCACCGATCACACCCGCCCGGGCTTTGCCGGGTTTGTAGGGAACGTCAGCGCCTCTCCGGCCGAGTTCTCCGACCAGATGGAGTGGGTTGCCCGGAAGCACACGCCGGTCTCTCTCGAGGCCGTGGCCGCCGCCGCGCTCGGCGCGGATCTCCCCGACCGGGCGGTGCTCGTGACCTTCGACGACGGGTATCAGGACAACCTCGACAACGCCCTCCCCGTGCTTCGTCGCCTCGGCCTGCCGGCGGCCCTGTTTCTGGCCACGGACCATGTCGGCAGCGGCCAGCCCTTCTGGTGGGACCGTGCGGCCGAGTTCTTCTGGCGGCACGCCGGGGCCGAAGTAGACCTGCCGATCCTGGGGCACACCACGTGGGACAGCGATGGTGCCCTATCGCTTGCCGCCCGCTGGATCGCCCGAGCCAAGCTGCTTCAGGACGACGAGAGGGGTGCCGCCGTGGCCGCCATCAAGGCCGCCGCCGGGTCCGATGAGGCTCCCCAGGGCCTGGTGATGAACTGGGGTGGGGCACGAGAGATGGCCGCTCACGGTGTCGCCATCGGTGGCCACACCCGGACCCATCCGATCCTCACCCGGGTACCCCTCGAAACAGCCCGCGAGGAGATCTCCCGATCCAAAGCAGACGTCGAGCGAGAGATCGGCGCGCCGGCAATCGGCTTTGCGTACCCCAACGGCGGAACCGCAGATTTCGACGACGCAGTAGTGGCGGCGGTAGCCGACGCCGGCTATCGGACCGCGTTCACCCTGGTCCCCGGTCCTGCCCGGCTCAGGGAGGTCGTGGCAGACCCGCTGCGGATCCGCCGGGTGTACGTGCACCACGGCGACGGACTCAGCCGGTTCGCCGCCAAGATGGCCGGGGTGCCGCGGCTGACTGGAGCCCTGGCATGA
- a CDS encoding phosphotransferase, translating into MKPAQERIRAAVAASLPPGYGAITRWSRPRQGDWSWMFEAETGGAAPATLLVKVPRWEEATDLGSALNAGPQKDTEEEYRALEAIAAAVAAAGDPGLTAVVPVAYVREVNAVVTERLRAVPLHDRLGRTRGSDAATLFQRVGRWLRIFHATSDQQLVPFEAGQFERLADAGHRGALGDSIAAVAAVARVRSGRPVSVGVLHGDLSLRNVLVTIDDRVAVIDPNRYRGRIAGDAAHLLTEVRLGRCQLITSGAFRPRSRVEQLAVGIIDGYPEIDPGALAFERAVAAVKRWVEVEERTKGIARLALLPARRLFKSEVGALLRQP; encoded by the coding sequence ATGAAGCCCGCGCAGGAACGCATCCGGGCGGCGGTGGCCGCCTCGCTGCCTCCCGGCTACGGCGCGATCACCCGCTGGTCAAGACCGCGCCAGGGTGACTGGTCGTGGATGTTCGAGGCGGAGACCGGCGGCGCCGCCCCGGCCACCCTTCTGGTGAAGGTCCCCCGATGGGAGGAGGCGACCGACCTGGGTTCGGCGTTGAACGCCGGTCCCCAGAAGGACACTGAGGAGGAATACCGGGCTCTCGAAGCGATCGCGGCGGCGGTGGCGGCGGCGGGGGATCCCGGGCTCACGGCAGTCGTCCCGGTCGCCTACGTGCGCGAAGTGAATGCGGTCGTCACCGAGCGGCTGCGGGCAGTGCCGCTGCACGACCGGCTGGGCCGTACGCGGGGCTCCGACGCCGCGACTCTGTTTCAGCGGGTGGGACGCTGGCTGCGGATCTTCCACGCCACGTCTGATCAGCAACTGGTCCCATTCGAGGCCGGCCAATTCGAGCGGCTGGCGGATGCGGGCCACCGGGGAGCACTCGGTGACTCTATCGCCGCCGTCGCGGCGGTAGCCCGGGTCCGGTCCGGCCGGCCGGTTTCGGTGGGGGTGCTCCACGGCGACCTGTCGCTCCGCAACGTCCTGGTGACCATCGACGACCGCGTGGCGGTGATCGACCCGAATCGCTACCGGGGCCGGATCGCCGGCGATGCCGCCCACCTGCTCACCGAAGTTCGCCTGGGGAGGTGCCAGTTGATCACTTCGGGCGCGTTCCGCCCGAGATCGAGGGTCGAGCAGTTGGCAGTGGGGATCATCGATGGCTATCCCGAGATCGACCCCGGCGCTTTGGCGTTCGAGCGAGCGGTGGCCGCGGTGAAGCGCTGGGTCGAAGTGGAGGAGCGGACCAAGGGGATCGCCCGGCTGGCGCTCCTGCCGGCGCGTCGGTTGTTCAAGTCCGAGGTCGGAGCGCTCCTCCGACAGCCCTAA
- a CDS encoding GNAT family N-acetyltransferase has translation MTTRTLPVVTRVQRAELREMGPEWEALVAGSQVRSAFMTWPWVSAWLDTLGRDADLEVFTARHPVDGSLLGVAPFYVAPGRKFGIPFQSLRIIGSGPAAPDHLDMPIATGEDPTVAAHLWEAVDVRRRWDLIDFDGMAIDGVLPRLLLRRRGDAAEETPCPHLPLDGGWDLVNQRFGRSHRQNIDRYRRKLDQEAGAPVVTRMVATAADLEDTMDHLAVMHQTVRTARGDLGAFATDELVAFHRETARRMLAAGRLRLWRLDVGESPIAIIECFRVGEVVSFYTTGFDPAWSRFGPGRAIMARAIQGAIDEGAREFDFLRGDEEYKQSWGTDTRIDLRLRRPLGPRGRAIWAGRNALRAVGGALRPRT, from the coding sequence ATGACCACCCGCACTCTCCCTGTCGTCACCCGTGTCCAGCGCGCCGAGTTAAGGGAAATGGGACCCGAATGGGAGGCACTGGTCGCCGGATCCCAGGTGCGGTCGGCGTTCATGACCTGGCCCTGGGTGAGCGCATGGCTGGACACCCTGGGCCGCGACGCCGACCTGGAAGTCTTCACGGCCCGGCACCCGGTCGATGGGAGCTTGCTCGGCGTGGCCCCGTTCTATGTCGCCCCCGGACGCAAGTTCGGAATACCGTTCCAATCCCTGCGGATCATCGGCAGCGGCCCGGCCGCACCTGACCACCTGGACATGCCGATCGCCACCGGAGAGGACCCGACGGTGGCCGCCCATCTGTGGGAGGCCGTGGACGTTCGCCGCCGGTGGGACCTCATCGACTTCGACGGCATGGCCATCGATGGTGTGCTCCCCAGGCTTCTGCTGCGGCGACGCGGCGATGCGGCCGAGGAGACGCCGTGCCCTCACCTGCCTCTCGATGGCGGGTGGGATCTGGTCAACCAGCGCTTTGGCCGCAGCCACCGGCAGAACATCGATCGCTACCGGCGCAAGCTCGATCAGGAGGCCGGCGCTCCCGTCGTCACCCGCATGGTGGCGACCGCGGCCGACCTCGAGGACACGATGGACCATCTGGCGGTGATGCACCAGACGGTCCGTACCGCCCGCGGCGACCTGGGGGCGTTCGCCACCGATGAGTTGGTGGCGTTCCATCGCGAGACGGCACGCAGAATGCTGGCAGCCGGCCGATTGCGCCTCTGGCGCCTGGATGTCGGCGAGAGCCCGATCGCGATCATCGAATGCTTCCGGGTGGGCGAAGTGGTCTCCTTCTACACGACCGGGTTCGATCCGGCGTGGTCGAGGTTCGGGCCGGGAAGGGCGATCATGGCACGGGCGATCCAAGGGGCGATCGACGAGGGTGCCAGGGAATTCGACTTTCTCCGGGGCGACGAGGAGTACAAGCAGTCCTGGGGCACCGACACCCGCATCGACCTTCGTCTGAGGCGACCGCTTGGTCCCCGCGGCCGGGCGATCTGGGCGGGCCGCAACGCCCTTAGGGCTGTCGGAGGAGCGCTCCGACCTCGGACTTGA
- a CDS encoding glycosyltransferase family 2 protein, whose translation MIGLVFWAGAGLVTYTYVGYPLLVTLLSAAFGRDRQYPPHSPKVTLIVAAYNEEAVIDRKLRDTAGLAYPSELLQVIVAADGSDDATAGIARTHGVEVVHRPERRGKMAAISRALEWATGDVVVFTDANNTLRPDAIEQIVAPFADPTVGAATGRKVTGGDSDLGFSEGAYWRYEAHLRQMESRLGCTVGVNGEIFAIRRDLLEAAPDAIVNDDQWMAHRVVKRGYRVVYQPESVSEEVVSSDAGAERERRSRMVAGQWQVFGRLHREIPWRRPLVAWMLVSHKIFRSLVPFGMVAALGGSIAATAVAPSGGLPALAPPWGPITLIAQAGFYAVAAAPALLRPVGKAAYVPRFLVNSNYAAARGLWRHMRGGQTAVWKRAERDQP comes from the coding sequence ATGATCGGGCTCGTCTTCTGGGCAGGTGCCGGCCTGGTGACTTACACGTATGTCGGATATCCCCTGCTCGTCACCCTGTTGTCCGCGGCGTTCGGGCGAGATCGGCAGTACCCGCCCCACTCCCCCAAGGTCACGCTCATCGTCGCCGCCTACAACGAGGAAGCCGTCATCGATCGCAAGCTGAGGGACACCGCCGGGCTGGCGTACCCCAGCGAACTGCTGCAGGTGATCGTCGCCGCTGACGGATCGGACGACGCCACGGCCGGGATAGCCCGCACCCATGGCGTCGAGGTGGTCCATCGTCCCGAACGGCGCGGGAAGATGGCCGCAATCAGCCGGGCCCTGGAGTGGGCGACCGGCGATGTGGTCGTCTTCACCGATGCCAACAACACCCTGCGACCCGACGCCATCGAGCAGATCGTCGCGCCGTTCGCCGACCCGACCGTCGGGGCGGCCACCGGGCGCAAGGTCACCGGGGGCGACTCCGACCTCGGATTCTCCGAGGGTGCGTACTGGCGCTACGAGGCCCATCTCCGCCAGATGGAGAGCCGCCTCGGTTGCACGGTCGGCGTGAACGGGGAGATCTTCGCGATCCGTCGTGACCTGTTGGAGGCTGCCCCCGACGCCATTGTCAACGACGACCAGTGGATGGCCCATCGGGTGGTCAAACGCGGCTACCGGGTGGTCTACCAGCCCGAATCCGTGTCCGAGGAGGTCGTTTCCTCCGATGCCGGGGCCGAGCGGGAGCGCCGCTCACGAATGGTCGCCGGCCAATGGCAGGTGTTCGGCAGGTTGCACCGGGAGATCCCCTGGAGAAGGCCGCTGGTGGCGTGGATGCTCGTGTCGCACAAGATCTTCCGCTCGCTGGTGCCATTCGGGATGGTCGCCGCGCTCGGCGGGTCGATCGCAGCCACCGCGGTGGCACCATCCGGCGGGCTGCCGGCGCTGGCCCCACCGTGGGGACCGATCACCCTCATCGCCCAGGCGGGGTTCTATGCCGTCGCCGCGGCTCCGGCGCTTCTCCGACCGGTGGGCAAGGCGGCCTACGTGCCGCGGTTCCTGGTGAACTCGAACTACGCCGCGGCTCGCGGACTGTGGCGCCACATGCGCGGCGGCCAAACGGCCGTCTGGAAGCGCGCTGAACGGGACCAGCCATGA
- a CDS encoding glycosyltransferase family 4 protein, which produces MRMIVVEPDGSGGMVHYAFQMCSALAEAGADVTLVTSRHYELAGMDAPFRVAPIMRLWPAIEPAARHHGLARLFVWAGHKLRRAERGVRYAREWARATRFILREKPDIAQFAIIRFPFLAWFLRRIVRAGIPISQVCHEFEPRESRGPFQALHRSMTRAAYGYFSVIFLHGEANRARFLELYPAEAARTVVIPHGDEGLFLRSEDPGGDLRERYGIAAGKPTALFFGGLRPSKGLDELIDAFALASREIDAHLVVAGPPAGVDPAHLEHRVARRAVSGRVTIDARYLPFEEVGPLMRTADVVVLPYRSATASGVLQVAYAYGRPVIASELGSLAEDVVHGETGLLVAPGDVPGLASAMVKLLGDPAESTRMGACAARAADRYTWPPIARTILGVYGGVAK; this is translated from the coding sequence ATGAGGATGATCGTCGTCGAGCCGGACGGATCCGGCGGGATGGTCCACTACGCGTTCCAGATGTGCTCGGCGCTCGCCGAAGCGGGGGCAGACGTCACCCTGGTCACCTCTCGCCACTACGAGCTGGCGGGGATGGACGCGCCGTTTCGGGTGGCACCGATCATGCGGCTGTGGCCGGCAATCGAGCCGGCAGCTCGCCACCACGGGCTCGCCCGCCTCTTCGTGTGGGCCGGCCACAAACTGCGCCGGGCGGAGCGGGGGGTCCGATATGCCCGGGAGTGGGCCCGGGCAACCAGGTTCATTCTGCGAGAGAAGCCCGACATCGCCCAGTTCGCCATCATCCGTTTTCCCTTCCTTGCGTGGTTCCTCAGGCGAATCGTTCGGGCCGGGATCCCCATCAGTCAGGTCTGTCACGAGTTCGAGCCGCGGGAGTCGCGCGGCCCGTTCCAGGCTCTCCACCGCTCCATGACGCGTGCCGCGTACGGGTACTTCTCGGTGATCTTCCTGCACGGCGAAGCCAACCGTGCTCGCTTCCTGGAGTTGTATCCGGCCGAAGCGGCTCGCACCGTCGTCATCCCCCATGGCGACGAAGGCCTGTTCCTCCGGTCGGAGGATCCCGGCGGCGACCTGCGGGAGCGTTACGGGATCGCGGCCGGCAAGCCGACCGCCCTCTTTTTCGGCGGCCTGCGGCCCAGCAAAGGCCTGGACGAATTGATCGACGCATTCGCCCTCGCGTCCCGCGAGATCGATGCCCATCTGGTCGTGGCCGGGCCTCCGGCTGGAGTCGACCCCGCCCACCTCGAACACCGGGTCGCCAGACGCGCTGTCTCCGGCCGCGTCACCATCGACGCTCGCTATCTGCCCTTCGAGGAGGTGGGACCGCTGATGCGCACCGCCGATGTCGTGGTGCTCCCGTACAGATCGGCCACCGCGTCAGGCGTGCTCCAGGTGGCCTATGCATACGGCCGCCCGGTGATCGCCTCAGAGTTGGGATCACTCGCCGAGGACGTCGTCCACGGAGAGACGGGATTGCTGGTCGCCCCCGGCGACGTGCCCGGACTCGCCAGTGCGATGGTCAAGCTGCTCGGCGATCCGGCCGAATCCACCCGCATGGGAGCCTGCGCCGCCAGAGCGGCCGATCGATACACGTGGCCGCCCATCGCCAGGACGATCCTGGGCGTGTATGGCGGGGTGGCGAAATGA
- a CDS encoding glycosyltransferase, giving the protein MSSPRLRATPPLPVPESPLSVLYLIDSLGPGGAERLLADYLPRLARLGVEPTVVTMQDREGNPVAAEIEAAGVPVANLGIRRLREPGALRRVTEVIERTAPDLVHTQLEFSNILGTVAAHRLGVPTIATIHTIDRPRRWSRDAARYRLMAWILKSRGARVVSVSRSARDHFIGRSKARRDQVVTLHNGIELARFSPGGAAKRSAARDELGIAIDASVAMTVAVLRPEKGIADMVEALPAVVHSHPSTRYVVVGHGSQRPTLERIVADLGLEDRVLFTGARSDIPRLLAAADVFVLPSHTEALPTVLIEAMAAGLPVVATEVGGIPEMVDRGISALMVPPHAPAMLADAVRRLFSSPIQSAAMGRAGRRIAIERFDLERQAARLVDEYRLAISAGGFR; this is encoded by the coding sequence ATGAGCTCCCCGCGCCTCCGCGCCACCCCACCGCTGCCGGTTCCCGAGTCGCCGCTTTCTGTGCTCTATCTGATCGACTCGCTGGGCCCCGGAGGTGCCGAACGGCTGCTCGCCGACTACCTGCCGCGCCTGGCGCGACTCGGAGTCGAGCCGACCGTGGTGACGATGCAAGACCGTGAAGGCAACCCGGTCGCGGCCGAGATCGAAGCCGCCGGAGTGCCCGTGGCCAACCTGGGCATCCGCCGGTTGCGCGAGCCGGGGGCACTGCGCCGGGTGACCGAAGTGATCGAGCGGACCGCTCCCGACCTGGTCCACACCCAGCTCGAATTCTCCAACATTCTCGGCACGGTCGCCGCCCACCGCCTCGGGGTTCCGACTATCGCCACGATTCACACCATCGACCGGCCCCGACGATGGAGCCGCGACGCCGCTCGCTACCGGCTGATGGCCTGGATCCTCAAGTCGAGAGGCGCCCGAGTCGTCTCGGTGTCCCGTAGTGCACGGGATCACTTCATCGGACGATCCAAGGCGAGGCGAGACCAGGTGGTGACGCTCCACAACGGGATCGAGCTCGCCAGGTTCTCCCCCGGCGGTGCCGCCAAGCGGTCGGCGGCTCGCGACGAGTTGGGGATAGCCATTGATGCGTCGGTGGCGATGACGGTCGCGGTGCTGCGACCCGAGAAAGGAATCGCCGACATGGTCGAGGCCCTGCCGGCAGTGGTGCACTCCCATCCTTCCACCCGCTACGTGGTCGTGGGTCACGGCAGCCAGCGACCCACCCTCGAGCGGATCGTCGCCGACCTCGGCCTCGAGGATCGGGTTCTGTTCACCGGTGCCCGTTCCGACATCCCGCGGCTCCTCGCCGCCGCCGACGTGTTCGTGCTGCCGTCTCACACCGAGGCACTCCCCACGGTTCTAATCGAGGCAATGGCGGCAGGCCTGCCTGTCGTGGCGACTGAGGTGGGCGGGATCCCCGAGATGGTCGATCGGGGCATTTCGGCTCTCATGGTGCCTCCGCACGCTCCGGCGATGCTGGCCGATGCCGTCCGCCGGCTGTTCTCCTCTCCGATCCAATCGGCAGCGATGGGGCGGGCGGGCCGCCGCATTGCCATCGAGCGTTTCGACCTCGAACGCCAGGCGGCGCGCCTGGTCGACGAATACCGACTGGCGATCTCTGCGGGGGGTTTCCGATGA
- a CDS encoding lipopolysaccharide biosynthesis protein, whose protein sequence is MALTEDRTADEAVLGTAAARAVIWNYVSFAAGKMLVLVTMAILARLLTPEDFGVVGFATVAVAYLAVLKDLGLGGALIQRKDDIDESAETVFAFNLITGALLTALCFLGAPLVADFFREPLVVPLLRVLSLTFVLEALGSVQLVLLRKNMDFKRKLIPDVGRSVVKGAVSIAAAAAGFGVWALVWGQLAGVVTSVILAWTVFPWRPRVRIHRRLVRPLARFGGPLIVTDIQFAIWSNLDYLVVGRLLGDVALGVYTLAYRLPELLIQSVWRVLGGAIFPLFSKLQDQPALLRRGFLATIKYTQVLVVPMCVGLFITAEPAVRALFGEQWNQAIPVLQVMCVFSLLGSIGVNAGDVYKALGRPGILAKLAGLELVVLIPALMFGARYGIVGVAWAHAGVAALDTVVRLAVANRMVGTTFGDIWRQMAPSVGAGIWLALAALPAMWLTAGAGNLASLAAAAVAGSVAYVVALWRYDPATVRRIAGWAGLGRLAGDRP, encoded by the coding sequence ATGGCGCTGACCGAAGACCGCACCGCCGACGAAGCCGTACTGGGCACGGCGGCGGCTCGCGCCGTCATCTGGAACTACGTCTCTTTCGCCGCCGGGAAGATGCTCGTGCTCGTCACGATGGCGATTCTCGCCCGGCTCTTGACGCCGGAAGACTTTGGTGTGGTGGGCTTCGCCACCGTGGCCGTGGCGTACCTGGCCGTGCTGAAGGACCTCGGTCTCGGCGGCGCACTGATCCAGCGCAAGGACGACATCGACGAATCCGCAGAGACGGTGTTTGCGTTCAACCTGATCACCGGGGCCCTGCTCACCGCCCTCTGCTTCCTTGGCGCCCCCCTGGTGGCCGACTTCTTCCGTGAGCCGCTGGTCGTGCCCCTGCTGCGGGTGCTGTCCCTCACCTTCGTGCTCGAGGCGCTCGGCTCGGTGCAGCTGGTCCTCCTCCGCAAGAACATGGACTTCAAGCGGAAGCTGATCCCGGACGTAGGCCGGTCCGTCGTCAAAGGCGCCGTCTCCATCGCCGCCGCCGCCGCCGGCTTCGGTGTCTGGGCGCTGGTCTGGGGCCAACTCGCCGGCGTCGTCACATCCGTGATCCTCGCCTGGACGGTGTTCCCGTGGAGGCCGCGAGTGCGGATCCACCGCCGCCTGGTGCGTCCTCTGGCGCGTTTCGGCGGGCCCCTCATCGTCACCGACATCCAGTTCGCCATCTGGTCGAACCTGGACTACCTCGTCGTGGGTCGCCTGCTCGGCGATGTCGCCCTCGGCGTCTACACCCTCGCCTACCGGCTGCCCGAGCTCCTCATCCAGTCGGTATGGCGGGTGCTGGGCGGGGCGATCTTCCCGCTGTTTTCGAAGCTGCAGGATCAGCCGGCATTGCTCCGGCGGGGGTTCCTCGCCACCATCAAATACACCCAGGTGCTGGTGGTGCCGATGTGCGTTGGCCTGTTCATCACCGCCGAACCGGCCGTAAGGGCTCTATTTGGTGAGCAATGGAATCAAGCCATCCCGGTGCTCCAGGTGATGTGCGTGTTCTCTCTCCTCGGGTCGATTGGGGTGAACGCCGGCGACGTGTACAAGGCCCTGGGGAGGCCCGGCATTCTCGCCAAACTGGCCGGCCTCGAACTAGTGGTGCTGATCCCCGCCCTGATGTTCGGGGCGCGATATGGCATCGTCGGAGTGGCCTGGGCGCATGCCGGGGTGGCGGCATTGGACACGGTGGTTCGGCTCGCAGTCGCCAACCGAATGGTGGGTACCACCTTCGGCGACATTTGGCGGCAGATGGCGCCGTCAGTCGGTGCCGGCATCTGGCTGGCACTCGCCGCTCTTCCCGCGATGTGGCTCACCGCCGGAGCCGGGAACCTGGCCTCGCTCGCCGCGGCGGCAGTGGCCGGATCGGTCGCATATGTGGTGGCGTTGTGGCGCTATGACCCGGCCACCGTCCGGCGCATTGCCGGCTGGGCGGGTCTGGGGCGCCTGGCGGGAGACCGCCCATGA